A region of Beijerinckia sp. 28-YEA-48 DNA encodes the following proteins:
- a CDS encoding ClpX C4-type zinc finger protein: MNLRTRLSGAWSLLTGRGDDAAVCSFCGQSRFQVEQVIAGPGATAICNRCVFICNQVLLEHAGPPGFRRQADGPHGRTISISLSHSEPILDTVERVALEALLRALIAALPDSRLVGWSYLHGQDRFDLLTVEIETTSGQTAEDMQALAAAHWQRLRDISLAARQAPANGEVPPLIAIGETAMQAARTFADAVAQAATKDQNAPV, from the coding sequence ATGAATCTGCGAACACGATTGAGCGGCGCCTGGTCGCTCCTTACAGGCAGAGGCGATGATGCCGCCGTGTGCTCGTTCTGTGGACAGAGCCGATTTCAGGTCGAGCAGGTTATCGCCGGGCCTGGCGCAACCGCTATCTGCAACCGCTGTGTCTTCATCTGCAATCAGGTTTTGCTTGAGCACGCCGGCCCGCCAGGCTTTCGCCGCCAGGCTGATGGCCCCCATGGGCGGACCATCAGCATATCGCTGAGCCACAGCGAGCCGATACTCGACACTGTCGAGCGTGTTGCCCTGGAAGCGCTGCTGCGAGCGCTCATTGCCGCTTTGCCGGATAGTCGCTTGGTGGGCTGGAGCTATCTGCATGGCCAGGATCGTTTCGATCTACTGACAGTCGAAATCGAAACCACGTCGGGCCAAACGGCCGAAGATATGCAGGCACTGGCCGCCGCCCACTGGCAGCGGCTGCGCGACATAAGCCTCGCCGCGCGCCAAGCGCCGGCCAATGGTGAGGTACCGCCGTTGATCGCCATCGGCGAAACGGCGATGCAAGCGGCCCGGACTTTCGCCGATGCGGTGGCGCAGGCTGCGACAAAAGACCAGAACGCCCCGGTTTAA
- a CDS encoding peptidase S10 — protein MRKTTLRACLTLPALFMAAALTGISAATTVAAQPAGNRGARSAEQAQQPSNEPRAEARPLPADRTTTHKVEINGKTVEFTATAGAIRLTDLESGRPIADISYIAFQLAGADKRTRPVTFAFNGGPGYASGWLNLGALGPWRLRMDADAAFPTADAAPLDNAESWLEFTDLVFIDPAGTGYSRILGGEDVRRRLWGVDGDISSLATTIRRWTEANGRSFSPKYLAGESYGGFRAPRIAHQLTTDQGVSVNGLVLISPVLDFRRFNARENPLSYAAALPSMAATVLERKGTIERASLKAVEDYARGPFVTDLMRGLKDTEAVARLTRSVADFTGLDPDLVARRNGRINTSTFAAETGRANGKVASIYDGAVLGLDPFPGSLRPEADDQMRLGLHAPITQAMVEMFRNRLGWTVENGRYFFINDQASRSWNWGNRQQEAVTALSQSLALDPRLRVLIAHGLTDLVTPYFETQMVLDQMAQIGPPERLRFEVYPGGHMFYARDDSRKRFRDAARAMMAAP, from the coding sequence TTGAGAAAAACGACCTTGCGCGCTTGTCTCACCCTCCCGGCCCTGTTCATGGCGGCCGCTCTCACCGGCATTTCCGCTGCGACAACAGTTGCGGCACAGCCGGCCGGCAATCGCGGCGCACGGTCGGCTGAACAGGCGCAGCAACCCTCGAACGAACCGCGCGCCGAGGCGCGCCCCCTCCCGGCTGACCGCACCACAACCCACAAGGTCGAGATCAACGGCAAGACGGTTGAATTCACCGCCACGGCCGGCGCGATCCGTCTCACCGATCTCGAAAGCGGGCGACCGATTGCCGACATCAGCTATATCGCCTTCCAACTGGCTGGCGCCGACAAGCGGACACGGCCTGTGACCTTCGCCTTCAACGGTGGCCCCGGCTATGCCTCCGGCTGGCTCAATCTCGGCGCGCTCGGGCCATGGCGACTGCGTATGGACGCGGATGCGGCTTTCCCGACTGCCGATGCAGCGCCGCTCGACAATGCCGAGAGCTGGCTTGAATTCACCGATCTGGTCTTCATCGATCCAGCCGGCACTGGCTATAGCCGCATACTCGGCGGCGAGGATGTGCGCCGACGTTTGTGGGGTGTCGATGGCGATATTTCGTCCCTCGCCACCACGATCCGACGCTGGACCGAAGCCAACGGTCGCAGCTTCTCGCCCAAATATCTCGCCGGTGAAAGCTATGGCGGTTTCCGTGCGCCCAGGATCGCCCATCAGCTCACCACCGACCAAGGCGTCAGCGTCAACGGGCTCGTGCTGATTTCGCCGGTGCTCGATTTCCGCCGTTTCAACGCGCGCGAAAATCCCCTCAGCTATGCGGCTGCCCTCCCCTCGATGGCGGCGACGGTCTTGGAGCGCAAGGGCACGATCGAACGGGCGAGCCTAAAGGCGGTGGAGGATTATGCACGCGGACCTTTCGTTACCGATCTGATGCGCGGGCTGAAAGACACCGAGGCCGTGGCGCGACTGACGCGCAGTGTTGCGGACTTCACCGGCCTCGATCCCGATCTCGTCGCCCGACGCAACGGCCGCATCAATACCTCGACCTTCGCGGCCGAGACCGGGCGCGCCAACGGCAAGGTCGCCTCCATCTATGACGGCGCGGTGCTGGGGCTCGATCCGTTCCCCGGCTCGCTGCGTCCGGAAGCCGACGATCAGATGCGCCTTGGCCTGCACGCGCCCATCACCCAGGCCATGGTCGAGATGTTCCGCAACCGGCTGGGATGGACCGTCGAGAACGGCCGCTATTTCTTCATCAACGATCAAGCCTCGCGGTCGTGGAACTGGGGGAACAGGCAGCAGGAAGCGGTGACTGCGCTCTCGCAATCCTTGGCGCTCGACCCGCGTCTGCGCGTGTTGATCGCGCACGGATTGACCGATCTCGTCACGCCTTATTTCGAAACACAGATGGTGCTCGACCAGATGGCGCAAATCGGGCCGCCCGAGCGGCTCCGTTTCGAAGTCTATCCCGGCGGACACATGTTCTATGCGCGCGACGACTCGCGGAAGCGCTTCCGCGATGCCGCACGCGCCATGATGGCGGCGCCATAA
- a CDS encoding HAMP domain-containing sensor histidine kinase, whose product MKSRSLVVRLGALAATLIVLALTLAGLGLTTIFERELDRRAESELTQIVKVLAAQVSLDRAGAPVGELTLPDPRFAEPYSGLYWQVTAPAGKRARSRSLWDSELAVPADPTDGERRTIDLSGPNGSSLIAVTQTIAVSKGDAEGEAETPVQVTAALDRNDLASAQRSFRNLLVPSLVALALCLSLAMWLFLRLALRPLQGLAQGLQQIHLGRARNLPGVFPAEVQPVVDDLNRLITFQDAAADKARAQASDLAHGLKTPLAVLDALSRQAEGEGRTELSGAINEQTGLMQQQVNRALARARARLVPTLGKASTPVAPLADKLAGALRRLPSDRPLDWDIAVAPDAVFAGDSADFMEMLGNVLDNARKWAHGRIGFKAGMTGGATVFTVEDDGPGLPAEQAVQIERGRRWDETTPGTGFGLAITRDLVESYGGTLALDRSPLGGLRVILSIPAR is encoded by the coding sequence ATGAAAAGCCGGTCGCTGGTCGTTCGCCTCGGCGCTCTTGCGGCAACCCTTATCGTTCTGGCGCTGACCCTTGCCGGGCTTGGGCTCACCACGATCTTCGAGCGTGAGTTGGACCGGCGTGCCGAGAGTGAGCTGACGCAGATCGTCAAGGTTTTGGCTGCGCAGGTAAGCCTGGATCGGGCCGGGGCACCGGTCGGCGAATTAACATTGCCCGATCCACGCTTTGCCGAGCCCTATAGCGGTCTTTATTGGCAGGTGACGGCGCCGGCGGGCAAGCGTGCCCGTTCGCGCTCGCTGTGGGATTCCGAACTCGCCGTGCCCGCTGATCCCACCGACGGCGAAAGGCGAACAATCGATCTTTCCGGCCCCAATGGTAGCAGTCTCATCGCGGTGACGCAGACGATTGCCGTCTCCAAGGGCGATGCGGAGGGCGAGGCTGAGACACCTGTTCAGGTTACGGCGGCGCTCGATCGCAACGATCTGGCCTCGGCGCAGCGTTCGTTCCGCAATCTGCTGGTGCCTTCGCTGGTGGCCCTGGCGCTGTGTCTATCCCTGGCCATGTGGTTGTTCCTGCGCCTCGCCTTGCGTCCCTTGCAAGGGCTCGCGCAAGGATTGCAGCAGATTCATCTTGGTCGTGCCCGTAATCTGCCTGGCGTCTTTCCAGCGGAAGTGCAGCCGGTGGTGGATGATCTCAATCGCCTGATCACCTTTCAGGACGCCGCGGCCGACAAAGCCCGTGCGCAGGCGAGTGATCTAGCCCATGGCTTGAAAACACCGCTCGCCGTGCTCGATGCATTGTCGCGCCAGGCGGAAGGCGAGGGCCGCACCGAATTGTCCGGCGCCATCAACGAGCAGACAGGATTGATGCAGCAACAGGTCAACCGCGCTTTGGCGCGCGCCCGCGCCAGGCTCGTGCCGACCCTTGGTAAAGCATCGACACCTGTCGCGCCGCTGGCCGATAAGCTCGCCGGCGCTTTGCGTCGCCTGCCGTCCGATCGGCCGCTCGACTGGGACATTGCGGTCGCGCCTGACGCGGTGTTTGCGGGCGACAGCGCTGACTTTATGGAAATGCTCGGCAACGTGCTCGACAATGCCCGTAAATGGGCGCACGGCCGCATAGGCTTCAAAGCTGGGATGACGGGCGGCGCCACCGTGTTCACGGTGGAGGATGATGGTCCAGGCTTGCCAGCGGAACAGGCGGTGCAGATCGAGCGCGGGCGGCGCTGGGACGAGACGACTCCAGGCACCGGCTTTGGCCTTGCCATCACGCGCGATCTCGTCGAATCCTACGGTGGCACCCTGGCGCTCGACCGTTCTCCGCTGGGCGGCTTGCGCGTGATCCTATCGATCCCGGCGCGGTGA
- a CDS encoding response regulator transcription factor → MRILVVEDEPRIAKDISDGLVAAGYVAEVARDGEDAWFKGETETYDAIVLDLGLPRLDGLSVLKRLRAAAVTTPVLILTARDGWREKVEGIDAGADDYLTKPFRMEELIARLRAITRRAAGHASSLVSVGPLEIDTRAQSISVEGKAVALSALEYRLLSYLVLHRGRAVPQTELLDHIHSGDSDRDTNAVEALMARLRRKLGVPLIETRRGYGYYIAPDAP, encoded by the coding sequence GTGCGCATACTTGTGGTGGAAGACGAACCGCGCATCGCCAAGGACATCAGTGATGGTCTGGTGGCCGCCGGCTATGTTGCCGAAGTGGCGCGCGATGGCGAGGATGCCTGGTTCAAAGGCGAGACCGAAACCTATGATGCGATCGTGCTCGATCTCGGTCTGCCGCGTCTCGATGGTTTGTCCGTGCTGAAGCGATTGCGCGCCGCGGCCGTGACGACGCCGGTGCTCATTCTCACCGCACGAGATGGCTGGCGCGAAAAGGTCGAGGGGATCGACGCTGGCGCCGACGATTATCTGACCAAGCCGTTTCGCATGGAGGAGCTGATCGCGCGTCTGCGCGCCATCACCCGCCGGGCGGCGGGCCATGCCTCTTCGTTGGTCAGCGTCGGACCGCTTGAGATCGATACACGTGCGCAAAGCATCAGCGTCGAGGGAAAAGCCGTGGCGCTGTCAGCGCTGGAATATCGGCTGCTGTCCTATCTGGTCTTGCATCGCGGCCGTGCCGTCCCGCAGACAGAACTGCTCGATCACATCCATTCCGGCGATAGCGACCGTGACACCAATGCGGTCGAGGCGCTGATGGCACGCCTGCGTCGCAAGCTCGGCGTGCCCTTGATCGAAACCCGGCGTGGTTATGGCTATTACATCGCCCCGGATGCGCCATGA
- a CDS encoding alpha/beta hydrolase translates to MNPSRRDLARLLLAATPWLAAGQLGIASPAWAQRRRTVETSPQKPEGKDRGGPAGTTHIVEFLASPFPYDGRVPGRDTPFFDTTKDKRRGRTSPRGGFTPDSAYTDKRVLLHLGAGFNAARPAALVVFLHGQHSQLTRDLRNRQHIPAQFDASGLNGALVAPQLAFDAVDGAAGRFWEPGFFNDFLNEAASRLGELSKAGGAAFRAMPIIIVASGSGAEAAAYALQIGGAAARIHGVILLDAWLDERQRLVNWLATKRNDAFLVSAYGAAARADNAALKKELAARGFTGRDGRPSVLLPGSIWFLDAGNTDPKDFMTKAWTADPLKVLLAQIPEFRQQKR, encoded by the coding sequence ATGAATCCATCGCGACGCGACCTGGCGCGTTTGCTGCTCGCGGCCACGCCGTGGCTCGCGGCGGGCCAGCTTGGCATTGCCTCGCCGGCATGGGCGCAGCGCCGACGCACCGTTGAAACAAGCCCACAAAAGCCAGAGGGCAAAGATCGCGGTGGGCCTGCGGGCACAACTCATATCGTCGAATTCCTCGCCTCGCCCTTTCCTTATGATGGGCGCGTGCCCGGCCGCGACACGCCTTTCTTCGATACGACCAAAGACAAACGGCGCGGCCGGACATCGCCACGCGGCGGCTTTACGCCTGACAGCGCCTATACGGATAAACGCGTGCTGCTGCATCTCGGCGCCGGCTTCAATGCCGCGCGGCCAGCAGCGCTCGTCGTCTTTTTGCACGGCCAGCACAGCCAGCTCACCCGCGACCTGCGCAATCGCCAGCATATACCGGCGCAATTCGATGCCTCGGGCCTGAATGGGGCTCTCGTCGCACCGCAGCTGGCCTTCGACGCGGTTGATGGCGCCGCCGGGCGTTTCTGGGAGCCGGGCTTCTTCAACGATTTTCTCAACGAAGCGGCCTCGCGCCTCGGCGAATTGTCAAAAGCCGGTGGCGCCGCGTTCCGCGCCATGCCGATCATCATCGTCGCGTCTGGAAGCGGCGCGGAAGCAGCGGCCTATGCGCTGCAGATCGGCGGTGCTGCGGCGCGCATTCATGGCGTCATCCTGCTCGACGCCTGGCTCGACGAACGCCAGCGCCTCGTCAATTGGCTGGCAACCAAGCGCAACGATGCTTTTCTGGTCAGCGCCTATGGCGCCGCCGCACGCGCCGACAATGCGGCTCTGAAGAAGGAGCTTGCGGCACGCGGCTTCACCGGCCGCGATGGACGCCCCAGCGTGCTGTTACCTGGCAGCATCTGGTTTCTCGATGCCGGCAATACCGATCCGAAAGACTTCATGACAAAAGCCTGGACGGCGGATCCGCTGAAAGTGCTGCTGGCGCAGATTCCGGAATTTCGGCAACAGAAGCGTTGA